One genomic segment of Desulfocapsa sulfexigens DSM 10523 includes these proteins:
- a CDS encoding ABC transporter ATP-binding protein: MTETPRLQLKGMTKVYPSVIANDSIDMTIGPGEIHAVLGENGAGKSTLMKAIYGVVKPDKGQILWNGNVVSIQNPAHARKLGIGMVFQHFSLFETLTVTENIALAMDDYTSMDSLASRIRKVSEEYGLPLDPGRLVHSLSVGLRQRVEIIRCLLQQPKLLIMDEPTSVLTPQAVRKMFETLRRLADEGCSILYISHKLDEIMELCHSATIIRGGKVTGYAIPANETTTSLAKMMIGKDLPVCSKDRPVIDGGECLMVKNLSRTSADPFGTALKNISFSVKSGEILGIAGISGNGQQELLYTLSGERPVEDKDCITICGEPVGHLNPDQRRNRGLGFVPEERLGRGAVPGMSLSKNAILTAHRHKMVKKGLLRFDKAADFAQKCISGFAVKCGTRDDLITSLSGGNIQKYITGREILQSPALLVVSQPTWGVDVGAANVIRQSMIDLRNNGSAVLVVSEELDELFEICDRLIVIAEGCVSSSVNVHETTKEDIGVWMSGLFRGGPADKSTAHEVSNENQESHVR, translated from the coding sequence ATGACTGAAACGCCACGTCTTCAATTAAAAGGGATGACCAAAGTTTATCCATCTGTCATTGCCAATGATTCCATTGATATGACAATTGGCCCCGGAGAGATACATGCAGTTCTTGGTGAAAATGGTGCCGGGAAAAGTACTCTGATGAAGGCGATTTATGGCGTTGTCAAACCGGATAAGGGGCAGATACTCTGGAATGGTAATGTGGTTTCAATCCAAAACCCGGCGCATGCAAGAAAGCTTGGCATTGGCATGGTCTTCCAGCATTTTTCCCTGTTTGAGACTCTTACTGTGACTGAAAATATCGCCCTGGCCATGGACGACTATACAAGTATGGATTCGCTGGCCAGTCGCATTCGGAAGGTCTCTGAAGAATATGGTCTCCCGCTTGATCCGGGGCGCCTGGTTCATTCCCTCTCCGTAGGTCTTCGTCAGAGGGTGGAAATAATCAGATGTCTTCTTCAACAGCCCAAACTGCTGATCATGGATGAACCCACATCTGTTTTGACCCCCCAGGCTGTTCGCAAGATGTTTGAAACTCTGCGGCGTCTCGCCGATGAAGGATGTTCCATTCTCTATATCAGTCATAAACTCGATGAAATTATGGAGTTGTGTCACAGCGCCACAATAATACGGGGTGGTAAGGTCACGGGCTATGCCATCCCTGCTAATGAAACAACTACCAGTCTGGCAAAGATGATGATTGGCAAGGATCTCCCCGTCTGTTCCAAGGATAGACCGGTTATCGATGGTGGGGAGTGTCTTATGGTAAAAAATCTCTCCAGGACTTCTGCTGATCCATTCGGAACGGCTCTTAAAAATATCAGTTTCTCGGTGAAGAGTGGAGAAATTCTTGGTATTGCAGGTATCTCCGGGAACGGTCAACAGGAACTTCTCTACACGCTCAGTGGTGAACGACCTGTCGAGGATAAAGATTGTATCACTATTTGTGGCGAGCCCGTCGGTCATCTGAATCCTGATCAAAGACGAAACAGAGGCCTGGGCTTTGTTCCAGAAGAACGCCTTGGAAGAGGGGCTGTGCCAGGAATGTCACTTTCCAAGAATGCAATTCTCACTGCGCACCGTCATAAGATGGTTAAAAAGGGCTTACTCAGATTTGATAAGGCTGCTGATTTTGCCCAGAAGTGTATTAGCGGTTTTGCAGTGAAATGCGGTACCAGGGACGATCTCATTACCAGTTTGTCCGGTGGTAACATTCAGAAATACATTACCGGACGCGAAATTCTTCAATCCCCTGCACTTCTCGTGGTGTCGCAGCCAACCTGGGGCGTTGATGTCGGAGCCGCAAATGTGATCCGCCAGTCCATGATTGATCTGCGTAACAATGGTTCTGCAGTTCTCGTCGTTTCCGAAGAACTCGATGAACTCTTTGAAATATGTGACCGTCTTATTGTTATTGCGGAAGGTTGCGTCTCCTCTTCGGTTAATGTGCATGAAACCACCAAAGAAGATATAGGGGTATGGATGAGTGGCCTGTTCCGGGGGGGGCCCGCTGATAAGAGCACTGCTCATGAAGTATCCAATGAAAATCAGGAGAGCCATGTTCGTTAA
- a CDS encoding ABC transporter permease — MFVKIEPRSEPSRTMRYMSPVVAALLMLISGLIIFTLLGKDPMEAFHAFFVEPINDLYGIGELFIKASPLMLIGTGLAIGFRASIWNIGAEGQLTIGALFGGYIAIIFNDSNGFFILPLMILAGAAGGIVWASIPAFLRTVFNANEILVTLMLNYVAILLLALFVHGPLRDPNGYGFPQSVLFGDSAMLPVLIEGTRLHLGVLLAFAGVIVGWVFLLKSFTGFQLQVAGLAQKAASYAGFEYKKLIWIGMLSGGLTAGIAGVLEIAGPIGQLLPSVSPGYGYAAIIVAFVGRLHPGGIFLSSLLMALLYLGGESGQMNLDLPSAVTGIFQGLLLFYLLAADFLINYRVRLNSPQLEVN; from the coding sequence ATGTTCGTTAAGATAGAACCCAGATCCGAACCTTCAAGAACCATGAGATATATGTCTCCTGTGGTTGCGGCACTACTTATGCTGATCAGCGGACTCATTATTTTTACTCTGCTCGGTAAAGATCCCATGGAGGCATTTCATGCCTTCTTTGTCGAACCCATCAATGACCTGTACGGTATCGGCGAACTCTTTATAAAGGCTTCACCGCTCATGCTTATTGGTACCGGGCTTGCCATCGGTTTTCGGGCAAGCATCTGGAATATCGGCGCCGAGGGGCAACTTACCATTGGAGCTCTCTTTGGGGGCTATATTGCAATTATATTTAACGACAGTAATGGTTTTTTTATACTGCCACTTATGATTTTGGCCGGAGCCGCGGGAGGGATTGTATGGGCATCGATCCCGGCATTTCTACGGACAGTTTTTAATGCCAACGAGATTCTGGTAACCCTTATGCTGAATTATGTGGCTATCCTGCTCCTGGCCCTTTTTGTGCACGGCCCTCTGAGGGATCCTAACGGTTACGGGTTTCCGCAGTCCGTGCTTTTTGGTGATTCTGCCATGCTGCCCGTTCTTATCGAGGGAACACGGCTGCACCTCGGTGTTTTGCTTGCCTTTGCGGGCGTTATTGTCGGATGGGTATTTCTGTTAAAAAGTTTTACCGGTTTCCAGCTTCAGGTGGCGGGGCTTGCTCAGAAAGCAGCATCCTATGCAGGGTTTGAATATAAAAAACTGATCTGGATTGGAATGCTCTCGGGTGGGCTTACAGCCGGTATTGCCGGAGTCCTCGAAATTGCTGGCCCCATTGGTCAGCTTCTCCCCTCGGTATCACCTGGCTACGGTTATGCTGCAATCATAGTCGCCTTTGTCGGGAGACTGCATCCCGGCGGAATCTTTCTTTCAAGCCTCCTTATGGCCCTTCTCTATCTGGGTGGCGAATCGGGGCAGATGAACCTTGATCTGCCCTCTGCGGTGACCGGGATTTTCCAGGGGCTCCTGCTCTTTTATCTCCTCGCAGCGGATTTTCTTATCAACTACCGAGTGCGCCTGAATTCGCCGCAACTGGAGGTCAATTAA
- a CDS encoding ABC transporter permease, producing MDFDIFIHILIAAIAAGTPFVYAALGELITEKSGVLNLGVEGMMLVGAISGFIAMAKTGSLLVAVLCGMAAGALMAGIFGVLTLTLMANQVASGLALTIFGVGLSAFLGLDYTSIALGGVADINIPFLSTLPVVGQLFFSHDILVYCSGALFVAISWFLYKSKTGLLLRGIGEAPKSAHALGYNVIKIRYIAVLFGGAMAGLGGVYLSVAYTPMWVEGMVAGRGWVSLALVVFASWRPARVMLGAYLFGAITIAQFHVQGFGIDIPAQLLSMLPYVATIVVLVFISRDQSTIRLNSPASLGITYHPDNQ from the coding sequence ATGGATTTTGATATATTTATTCATATACTGATCGCGGCAATAGCAGCTGGAACCCCCTTTGTCTATGCAGCTCTTGGTGAACTTATCACCGAAAAATCCGGGGTGTTAAATCTGGGTGTTGAGGGAATGATGCTGGTTGGTGCGATTTCCGGATTTATAGCCATGGCTAAGACAGGAAGCCTTCTGGTAGCTGTTCTGTGCGGGATGGCTGCAGGGGCACTTATGGCGGGAATATTTGGTGTTTTGACCCTGACCCTGATGGCGAACCAGGTTGCCAGTGGACTTGCTTTGACTATTTTTGGTGTTGGATTGAGCGCATTTCTCGGCCTTGATTACACCAGTATTGCCCTTGGTGGTGTGGCTGATATCAATATCCCCTTTTTGAGTACTCTTCCTGTTGTCGGGCAACTCTTTTTCTCTCATGATATTCTTGTTTACTGTTCCGGTGCCCTCTTTGTCGCTATTTCCTGGTTTTTGTATAAAAGCAAGACGGGCCTTCTGCTGCGGGGGATAGGAGAGGCCCCGAAATCTGCCCATGCACTTGGTTATAACGTCATTAAAATCAGATATATTGCAGTTCTGTTTGGTGGTGCCATGGCGGGGCTTGGAGGCGTGTATCTCTCGGTTGCCTATACACCCATGTGGGTGGAAGGTATGGTTGCCGGAAGGGGCTGGGTCTCTCTGGCACTTGTTGTTTTTGCAAGCTGGAGACCTGCCAGGGTGATGCTTGGTGCCTATCTTTTCGGTGCCATTACAATAGCCCAGTTCCATGTCCAGGGGTTCGGAATTGATATCCCGGCGCAGCTTTTGTCCATGCTGCCGTACGTGGCGACGATTGTGGTATTGGTATTTATTTCCAGAGACCAGAGTACAATACGATTGAATTCACCGGCGTCGCTAGGTATAACCTATCATCCAGATAACCAGTAA
- a CDS encoding BMP family ABC transporter substrate-binding protein: protein MASMKKKVLSVFILLVCVAGFSLSASAEDKLKVGFVYISPIGDAGWTYQHDLGRLELEKNLGDKIVTKYIESVPEGPEAERVIRDLAQSGHDLIFTTSFGYMNPTLKVAKMFPKKHFEHSTGYKTAKNVGTYMCRFYEGRYLTGIVAGKMTKSNTLGYVAAFPIPEVIRGINAFTLGAKSVNPDVQVKVIWVNSWFDPGKEREASEALITQGADVITHHTDSTAPTLTAEEKGVYAIAYHSDMSKYGPKAHLTAATHTYGDFYTKTTQAVLDNTWKSDSVWSGIKEGSIKLAPMNAAIPAEVVALVEKTTKDIADGSFHPFQGPVKDQSGKVVVEAGKSLSDEELLGMNYYVEGVHGNIPK, encoded by the coding sequence ATGGCAAGCATGAAGAAAAAGGTCTTATCCGTCTTTATTCTACTGGTCTGTGTGGCGGGATTTTCCCTGTCTGCGTCGGCTGAAGATAAATTGAAAGTAGGCTTTGTCTATATCAGTCCTATCGGGGATGCAGGCTGGACCTACCAGCATGATCTTGGACGGCTTGAGCTTGAAAAAAATCTCGGTGATAAGATCGTAACTAAGTATATCGAAAGTGTACCTGAAGGGCCTGAGGCGGAGCGTGTTATCAGAGATCTGGCGCAAAGCGGCCATGACCTGATTTTCACCACTTCTTTTGGCTATATGAACCCTACCCTGAAGGTTGCTAAAATGTTTCCCAAAAAACACTTTGAGCATTCCACCGGATACAAAACCGCCAAGAATGTCGGTACCTATATGTGTCGCTTTTATGAAGGCCGTTATCTGACCGGAATTGTGGCTGGAAAGATGACAAAGTCCAACACCCTCGGGTATGTTGCAGCATTCCCTATCCCTGAGGTAATCCGTGGCATCAATGCATTCACCCTTGGGGCCAAATCTGTCAATCCTGATGTCCAGGTGAAGGTGATCTGGGTAAATTCATGGTTTGATCCGGGCAAAGAGCGTGAAGCATCCGAGGCACTTATCACCCAGGGTGCCGATGTTATCACCCATCATACCGATTCAACTGCTCCAACTCTTACTGCCGAAGAAAAGGGCGTCTATGCCATTGCCTACCATTCCGATATGTCCAAATATGGTCCCAAGGCCCATCTTACAGCAGCCACCCATACCTATGGTGATTTCTATACCAAAACTACCCAGGCTGTCCTCGATAACACCTGGAAGTCAGACTCTGTCTGGAGTGGTATAAAAGAGGGATCCATTAAGCTGGCACCCATGAATGCTGCAATTCCTGCTGAGGTTGTAGCACTTGTTGAAAAAACAACAAAAGATATTGCTGACGGATCTTTCCATCCTTTCCAGGGACCGGTTAAAGATCAGAGTGGCAAAGTTGTTGTGGAAGCTGGAAAATCGCTCAGTGATGAGGAGCTTCTGGGGATGAATTATTACGTTGAAGGTGTTCATGGAAATATTCCGAAATAG
- a CDS encoding threonine synthase, which produces MDHITKLKCLICSREYVPEDIRYVCPEHENEGIVDVHYDYDLINNRISRESLEENRDYSIWRYKPLLPVFADAEVPPLAIGWTPLYDAPRLAGKLGLQQLWVKDDGRLPTASFKDRASAVAVVKARESGAEIITTASTGNAAAALSGICASVGQANVIFVPVSAPEAKIAQLLVYNSTVMLVKGSYDDAFELCLEAAAEYGWYNRNTGYNPYMTEGKKTAAYEICEQLNWDAPDVVLVSVGDGCIIGGLHKGFKDLMALGWIDRMPRLIGVQAEGSNFMYEAWKNDEDILTKAPVSGITVADSISAGLPRDRIKALAAVTETDGAYVVVSDDEILAAISLLARGVGVFAEPAGAAAYAGLIRAVADGLVTSRERIVVLNTGNGLKDIKSSMTAVRMAGSIPHHIEASLTALKQCIETSQISAGTC; this is translated from the coding sequence ATGGATCATATCACAAAATTGAAGTGTCTTATCTGCAGCAGGGAATATGTACCTGAGGATATCAGGTATGTCTGTCCCGAGCATGAGAACGAGGGGATTGTGGATGTACATTATGATTATGATCTCATCAATAATCGTATCAGCCGCGAGAGTCTTGAGGAGAACCGGGATTATTCCATCTGGCGCTACAAGCCTCTGCTCCCCGTTTTTGCAGATGCCGAAGTGCCACCTCTTGCGATTGGCTGGACACCTCTCTATGACGCACCGCGTCTTGCCGGGAAACTCGGTTTGCAGCAGTTGTGGGTGAAGGATGATGGCCGTCTGCCCACGGCAAGTTTTAAGGATCGGGCCAGTGCGGTTGCTGTGGTCAAGGCCAGAGAAAGCGGGGCCGAAATTATAACGACCGCTAGTACCGGCAACGCTGCCGCAGCTCTCAGTGGCATATGTGCAAGTGTGGGACAGGCCAATGTGATATTCGTGCCGGTATCGGCTCCGGAGGCAAAAATTGCCCAGCTTCTGGTCTATAACTCCACGGTGATGCTGGTCAAGGGCAGTTATGATGATGCCTTTGAGCTCTGCCTTGAAGCTGCAGCTGAATATGGCTGGTACAATCGTAATACAGGCTATAATCCCTATATGACCGAGGGTAAAAAGACCGCCGCCTACGAGATATGTGAGCAGCTGAATTGGGATGCTCCTGATGTGGTTCTGGTTTCTGTTGGTGATGGCTGCATCATCGGCGGCCTTCATAAGGGGTTCAAGGATCTTATGGCATTGGGCTGGATTGATCGTATGCCTCGTCTTATCGGAGTTCAGGCCGAGGGCAGCAACTTTATGTATGAGGCGTGGAAGAACGATGAGGATATTCTGACCAAAGCACCGGTCTCAGGAATTACCGTGGCTGACAGTATCAGTGCGGGACTGCCTCGGGATAGAATTAAGGCTCTTGCCGCTGTGACTGAGACGGATGGGGCCTACGTCGTCGTCAGTGATGATGAGATTCTGGCTGCAATTTCTCTCCTGGCACGGGGGGTCGGAGTGTTTGCAGAACCGGCAGGTGCCGCCGCATATGCTGGTCTTATACGGGCTGTGGCGGATGGCCTGGTTACGTCACGGGAGCGCATCGTTGTTCTTAACACCGGTAATGGCCTCAAAGATATCAAGAGCAGTATGACTGCGGTACGAATGGCAGGATCGATTCCCCATCATATTGAAGCAAGTCTTACCGCGTTAAAACAGTGTATTGAAACGAGCCAAATATCAGCAGGTACGTGCTGA
- a CDS encoding pyridoxal-phosphate dependent enzyme has product MRKLIDLTIKDPAKLENAVQRAREQNIIIPTFEQMINPRLIPDAITRQLEGVGLWDLNPLNLFRINWHNEAKESGGKFAGVNYLVLPKELTGIDARIVILLGKWFPTGAHKVGAAYACLVPRLVTGQFDPTTQKAVWPSTGNYCRGGAYDSTLLACDSIAILPEGMSKERFDWLAGVAGETIKTPGSESNVKEIFDKCWELRNSGQELSIFNQFDEFGNYLWHYEVTSRAMMEALEETMGAGDRFRATISNTGSGGTIACGDYMKEQFPLSKIVASEALQCPTLLNNGFGAHRIEGIGDKHVPWIHNAKNTDVVTAIDDCAPMALIRLFNEPTGQEYLVSQGVSRDLVDNLHLLGISSVANVLAAIKTAKYYEMDGKDVMITMATDSMEMYQSRLAELTEEAGEFTAMDAAAAYHRYMLGETTDNMQELSYVDRKRIHNLKYFTWVEQQGKTYEEIQAQWYDPEYWSSIHHSMDEIDDLIDAFNERTGLLQKL; this is encoded by the coding sequence GTGAGAAAATTAATCGATTTGACGATAAAAGATCCGGCTAAGCTTGAGAACGCAGTACAGCGTGCTCGAGAGCAAAATATAATCATCCCTACTTTCGAGCAGATGATTAATCCGAGATTGATTCCGGATGCTATCACCAGGCAACTGGAAGGGGTCGGGCTCTGGGATCTCAATCCCCTGAACCTGTTTCGCATCAACTGGCACAATGAGGCCAAAGAAAGCGGTGGTAAATTTGCTGGGGTTAACTATCTGGTTCTTCCGAAAGAACTCACCGGGATCGATGCCCGCATCGTGATTCTTCTCGGAAAGTGGTTTCCCACGGGTGCTCATAAGGTAGGGGCTGCTTACGCCTGTCTGGTGCCGCGTCTGGTTACCGGTCAATTTGATCCAACGACCCAGAAAGCAGTCTGGCCAAGTACTGGTAACTACTGTCGAGGCGGTGCCTACGACTCGACGCTGCTTGCCTGTGATTCCATCGCTATTCTGCCGGAAGGCATGAGCAAGGAACGTTTTGACTGGCTTGCCGGAGTGGCGGGAGAAACGATTAAAACACCGGGTTCCGAAAGCAATGTGAAGGAGATCTTTGACAAGTGCTGGGAACTGCGGAACTCGGGCCAGGAACTGTCCATTTTTAATCAGTTTGATGAATTTGGAAACTACCTCTGGCACTACGAAGTTACCAGCCGGGCCATGATGGAGGCACTGGAGGAGACCATGGGCGCGGGTGATCGCTTTCGGGCAACCATCTCCAACACCGGTTCCGGCGGAACCATAGCCTGTGGTGACTATATGAAGGAGCAGTTTCCACTCTCAAAGATAGTGGCCAGTGAGGCTCTTCAGTGCCCAACCCTCCTTAATAACGGATTTGGTGCCCATCGTATCGAAGGAATAGGCGACAAACATGTTCCCTGGATTCATAATGCCAAGAATACTGATGTGGTCACTGCTATCGACGACTGCGCCCCCATGGCATTGATCCGACTCTTTAACGAGCCTACGGGGCAGGAGTATCTGGTCAGCCAGGGTGTCTCAAGAGATCTTGTGGATAATCTCCATCTTCTGGGGATATCGAGTGTGGCCAATGTTCTCGCCGCTATCAAGACCGCCAAGTACTATGAGATGGATGGTAAGGATGTGATGATAACCATGGCAACGGATTCCATGGAGATGTACCAGAGCCGCCTGGCAGAGCTCACCGAAGAAGCGGGTGAGTTTACCGCTATGGATGCTGCCGCTGCTTATCATCGTTATATGCTTGGAGAGACCACCGACAACATGCAGGAGTTGAGTTATGTTGATCGTAAGCGGATTCACAACCTTAAGTATTTTACCTGGGTGGAGCAGCAGGGGAAGACTTACGAAGAGATTCAGGCCCAGTGGTATGATCCGGAGTACTGGAGCAGTATTCATCATTCCATGGATGAGATTGATGATTTGATCGATGCCTTTAACGAACGTACCGGGCTGTTGCAGAAATTATGA
- a CDS encoding XdhC family protein, translating to MIEKEILIQLRRGQTIALITIIDKSGSAPRLPGSKMFVGSDGAITGTIGGGRMEHIACATAVKIAAGDATPELTEIDMRGGGADGDSDMICGGIQLLLIERITPDMVSLFEQALACFADGARGGWLIDISVPKQPLRSFLDMRNDCSLPGLDCRAIIRGRYTRLIQANGKSLVFDPLPKFGTVVLFGGGHVSKEVAWLASAVDFDVVVCDDRPEFSNTDRFPMASATHVLEGFKNLFERIEQGEDHYLLIITRGHSYDQEVLAQVLRTPARYIGMIGSRRKRDICYGNLRDQGFNDADFARVHCPIGLPIGSETPREIAVSITAELIAARAGAL from the coding sequence ATGATAGAAAAAGAAATTCTTATCCAACTGCGTCGTGGTCAAACCATTGCCCTGATAACAATCATCGATAAGAGCGGTTCTGCTCCACGTCTTCCAGGATCCAAGATGTTTGTGGGAAGTGACGGGGCCATCACCGGCACCATTGGCGGGGGCAGGATGGAACACATTGCCTGTGCGACTGCCGTAAAAATAGCAGCTGGAGACGCCACGCCTGAGCTTACTGAAATTGATATGCGTGGCGGTGGAGCCGATGGCGATAGCGATATGATTTGCGGAGGGATACAACTCCTCCTTATCGAACGTATTACTCCTGATATGGTATCACTGTTTGAGCAGGCTCTGGCCTGTTTCGCGGATGGAGCCAGAGGGGGCTGGTTGATAGATATTAGTGTTCCAAAACAGCCGCTTCGTTCCTTTCTTGATATGCGCAACGACTGTTCATTGCCGGGCCTGGATTGCAGGGCAATCATACGGGGCAGGTATACCCGGCTGATACAAGCCAACGGGAAATCTCTGGTATTTGATCCCCTGCCCAAGTTTGGAACCGTAGTTCTGTTTGGTGGTGGTCATGTCTCCAAGGAAGTTGCCTGGCTGGCATCTGCTGTGGATTTTGATGTGGTGGTTTGTGACGATCGTCCTGAGTTTTCAAATACTGATAGATTCCCCATGGCAAGTGCAACCCATGTCCTTGAAGGCTTCAAAAACCTCTTCGAAAGAATTGAACAGGGAGAAGACCACTATCTGCTTATTATCACCCGCGGTCATAGCTATGATCAGGAAGTTCTGGCCCAAGTGCTGCGAACTCCGGCCCGCTATATAGGAATGATAGGGAGCAGGAGAAAACGAGATATCTGCTATGGGAATTTGCGTGATCAGGGGTTTAATGATGCCGATTTTGCGAGAGTTCATTGCCCCATTGGCCTTCCAATTGGATCTGAGACTCCAAGGGAAATCGCAGTCAGTATTACAGCAGAGTTGATTGCAGCACGTGCCGGGGCTCTATAA
- the yqeC gene encoding selenium cofactor biosynthesis protein YqeC — protein MPQTTETLIRESDRLISIVGGGGKTSLMFCLAHAMQQKGIRVVSTTTTRILVPEPEQSLDVVLLAEPGFEKKLKCSLDQHGHVTVAQHLSPDGKKLQGLSCNQVKTVLEYPFVERMIVEADGARQLSFKAPGDNEPVVPQITDVFISVVGLDIIGKFLEDVNVFRAGLVSSLTGVEMGTEITPLIVAKLLVHSKGLLRGCPESARSVLLLNKADISGGRQKALSVMEAVGKLEGKKPDYWVSGSTREGVFRGKGESICNLWER, from the coding sequence ATGCCACAAACGACAGAAACGCTGATAAGGGAAAGCGACCGGCTTATTTCCATTGTGGGAGGTGGTGGAAAGACCTCTTTGATGTTTTGTCTGGCTCATGCCATGCAACAAAAAGGAATCAGAGTGGTTTCTACCACTACCACCCGTATTCTGGTGCCAGAACCCGAGCAGAGCCTGGATGTGGTTTTGCTGGCGGAACCGGGATTTGAAAAAAAACTCAAGTGTTCTCTGGATCAACATGGCCACGTAACAGTGGCTCAGCATCTATCGCCAGATGGTAAAAAGCTTCAGGGGTTGAGCTGTAACCAGGTTAAAACCGTACTTGAATATCCCTTTGTAGAGCGAATGATTGTTGAGGCTGATGGGGCAAGGCAATTATCGTTTAAGGCTCCGGGTGATAATGAGCCTGTGGTGCCCCAAATTACAGATGTATTTATCAGCGTGGTTGGCCTGGATATCATTGGCAAGTTCTTAGAGGATGTAAACGTCTTTCGTGCCGGGTTGGTATCGTCTCTGACAGGCGTGGAAATGGGTACTGAGATCACTCCTTTGATTGTGGCAAAACTGCTCGTCCATTCTAAGGGGTTGTTAAGGGGATGCCCGGAGAGTGCACGGAGTGTCCTGTTGCTCAATAAAGCGGACATTTCAGGTGGCAGGCAAAAGGCACTTTCAGTGATGGAAGCAGTTGGAAAACTAGAGGGGAAGAAACCGGATTACTGGGTGAGTGGTTCGACGAGAGAGGGTGTATTTAGGGGTAAAGGTGAATCTATTTGCAATCTATGGGAGAGATAA
- a CDS encoding HXXEE domain-containing protein produces MIQQLAKNQNWAKITPVFGVLSTIWLLWFFKPTDVLFWAYVNIPLYFFHQTEEHFWPGGFKNYINRVINKLPEGQETLTDIKIFWVNILLVWFAFSFFGVLSLVNIGFGLLIIVFSILNCLTHIFQGISHKQWNPGLVMASLQFLISIYAAYFVTVNGLSDPVIWWIATVVFSVFVHGMLFRFVLKK; encoded by the coding sequence ATGATTCAACAACTAGCGAAAAATCAGAATTGGGCAAAAATAACCCCTGTTTTTGGAGTACTTTCTACGATTTGGTTATTGTGGTTTTTTAAACCAACCGATGTGCTGTTCTGGGCATATGTTAACATCCCTCTTTACTTTTTTCATCAGACGGAGGAACATTTCTGGCCTGGCGGGTTCAAGAATTATATTAATCGTGTCATTAACAAGCTGCCAGAAGGTCAAGAAACACTTACCGACATCAAGATTTTCTGGGTAAATATCTTATTAGTATGGTTCGCCTTCAGTTTTTTTGGAGTTCTCTCACTTGTAAATATAGGATTTGGTCTGTTGATTATTGTTTTTAGTATTCTAAATTGCCTGACGCACATTTTTCAGGGTATAAGTCACAAACAATGGAATCCTGGGCTGGTAATGGCCAGCCTCCAATTTTTAATTTCAATCTATGCCGCTTACTTTGTAACAGTAAACGGATTATCTGATCCTGTCATTTGGTGGATCGCCACTGTAGTTTTTTCAGTGTTCGTCCATGGTATGTTATTCAGGTTTGTGTTGAAAAAATGA